In Anas platyrhynchos isolate ZD024472 breed Pekin duck chromosome 15, IASCAAS_PekinDuck_T2T, whole genome shotgun sequence, the DNA window tcGGTGTTCATCTGCTTGTGCACTGCACTCAGACAGCAGGCATATGCTCCCCAGCCTTCCTTTCACGTGGCTAAGTGTGCCCAGGTCCCTCGCACAGGTCTGGAGGTTGTCCTTGGGGTCTGGCTCTCCCCTATCCCACTCCCGATTTATCTTCCTGGAGAAGAAGTGCTGAGAATGGTAGACAATTCCACACTAACCACCAGCCAGACCTCACCCTTTCCTGCCTTGGAGTGCTCCTCGAAACTCCCTGCTTCCCCTTCACGAGCCAGGCATCAGCCTTGCATGGTACCCACCAGGCGCGGGTCCCTTGTGCTGATGGCAGACACAGCAACACCTCCAAAGGGGCTTCCCAGTCTattatgtggggaaaaaaatgctctgcTTAGAGTCTCGCCTTTAGTACGTGCAGAGCCGAGCCCTCCCAGCTGGTGCAGGGAAGCGttcccagctgcctgccaggactTCTTGCCACACGTCCCCACAACCCAGAGCTCAGCCTGAGCCCCAGCGCCgctcagcctctggaggtgaACGCCACAGGCAGGTCCCGCTGGGGCAGCCACGAGTCACACAAAGCCTGTCGGGGGGGCTGAAAGGAAACCGCACCTGAGCAGAGGCTGCTCCATGGCCGCCCACCAGATTCCTCCGCCTGCCTCCAAAGCAACCGGTCTCCATCCCTGCCATAATACGGGGAGGGAACTAGGTGGACGCTGACCTGTCCTGGCGACTCCCAGGTGGGgctaacagcagcagctgggctggatCCTTCTGAACGCTTGGGAAACACTCCTGTGGCTAACGAATGTGAATGGAAGTGTGCAGGTATGCAGTGTAAATACACGagcctttaaaaacagaactgtCAAATAAAGTGTTACACTCCATCAGCTCCTATTGCATCCACTCGCCAAACACCAGCAGACGCTTGGATAACACTCAGATCTGCTCATGGATGCGTTTGACATCCATGCTGgagaaatacacattttatgATGAATAAAAAGAGCCAGAGCCCAGGCAGCAGGTATTTAAGGCTAAACCACTTGTTTTAGAGGGCTTTACATTCTGGTTGTAAAATTTCCTCTGGGCTGGAAGCTGGTGCCCAAGAAGAAATATTCTTTCTGTTACGTATGATTTGCCTGCAAATCCTATTAGTCTTCTGTGCAGCACATCACAGGAGCAGAGACGCTAGGATGTCAGACCAGGGCATATTGCTAAGCACTGTGTTTTAGATGTGTGCTTGGTGTAAGAAAGACCAAAGCACTGTGACTTCATTAAATGGTGTCTGTTTTGAGGTTCATCTTATATTTTTGGAATTgaaaaggttttttgttgttacttttttttttttttttttagaagaagggaaagagggaagggaaacacTCTTGCATAGTGAGAATAGGTCACCCCACTGAACTGGTTTGTTATCTACTGTTAGCCAATgttgtttggtgtgtttttcaCACAGATGTGTTGTCATAAAGGAAAGTCCTGAATCTGCAGGGCTAATGGCATGAGCAGGAATTGGCAAGCttgagagcagccttgctgACTTCACTAGGTGCTCGGTGGATTCTCCAATTTGAGACAAATGTATCTCCTGTATGAGGAGGATTCCTCTCAGGGTAGATCTATATTTATAACAGCCGTGTGACATATAGAACATACAGATGAGCTGAAGAGAGCAGCAGAGTGAACCTGTGCTGCCCAGGGCTTCCTGAGAACACGAGCCTGTCCCCAGCGCTGCAGCACGTGCTCCCCTGCCCAGCGACCCAAGCTGCAGTTACTCTGGGTTCTCATTTCAGGTTCACGTCTGATCATTAAATTCACAGGAACCTTTCCGTGGGCTCTGCCTGTCCCAGGTGGGGACCGTGCACCTCCCCGCTTGGCTCTGTGGAGCTCGGGGGCAGCCCAGGGCACCGGCCGCTGGCTGCCTGGCAGAACGAggggaggaggctgggagggggagATGTGAGActttgctgctgccagctcaggTTAGTCCCTTAACATTCACATTACTGTAATGCAGTTGAAAAGGAATCCACTAGTTACAGGAAATGATTTACAGGACACAAGACGCTGCATTTCAGAGGTCTCATGTGTaccataaaaaatatattataaaggAATAATCTCTATCGGAACTGGAACTGCACAGAGAGAACACATGTCCAGCTGAGAGCAGCATTGAGCTTTTGTTCATTATGGGGAAAGTCTGCTCTTCATCTTATTTgatgaatattttttcccagcacTCAGTATCTAGTTAATATTGGcactcaatattttttttcaaatgttgcTTTTGCCATGAGATCAAGCACAGCTGAGACTCCAATGGTGTGTTGCTCTGAGGTGTTCCCTGCTGAGCTTCACAAAGCAACAGCAAGATTTAGAGCAAACCCTGGACTTCCCCTGCAAAATCCAGGCCACAGCTCATCAGCTGGGGAAGCACAAGGGAATTCAGCCGGCTCTAGCCCAGCCCGCCTGTGCCCAGAGCTCCCCTGCACAGCGGGACGCGCAGCTCTGCAGATCCCCACATGGAGATCGGTGGAGAAGGGTCACTGCCTCCAAGCACGCCTTCTGCTCGCTGGCAGGATGAGGTACCCAGAACTCACAGCCACATGAGGCTAGAAATGTACCCTGCTGGAGTCTGCACTTCCCTAACACTTGCTCAGAAGCCCAGCTGTGGCCCTTGTGTAGGAGGGTTAACATGCAGCATCTCCACAGCTTTTGTCACCCAGATCAggtgctggctctgctggtAATCTGCAGCATCTGGATGGTGCTGGTGCTTTGGGGACAGCAGGTGCAAGGGGTTACATTTCTGCTCGTTCACCTGTGAGGGCTTCAGCAAATGACCGGGTACCTCCGTTGACCTCTGTACCACGGCAATACCAGCACTGCCCTGCGGAGAGGGGCCGAGATGGTCCACACGCCAAGAGCTGCAAGGTGCCCAATGCCCTAGTGCAATATCTGTGAGGGAGACACCCAGAAGACCCCAGAATAAGGGGCAGGAGAGGGCTGAGAGACATTAATGCATTTCTTCCCCTCACAAAATCCTTGCTGAAGCCAAAGCTGAGAACTGGAGGTGGGAAGTGCTGAAATGCTCAGCTGGGAAGAGACGGTGGCAGATCCGGAAAAGCTGTGAGGAGGGAGGCTCTGTCGGGCCCATCCTGTGCCACCAAGGCTGGGGACACCTGGCTGAGCGCTGCGGCCAGCCTCGCCGGGCggtgcagctcctggcaccTAAACCGTGGGTCCTCCGTGTCCCCCAGGGCCCTCGGCTGTGCTGCACCCGCacaccagctgctgcctgccccttgCCGTGGGCTCTCACCTCCCCTCGCCTCTCCCCGGGTGCCAGCCCGTCCCCGCGGAGCCCCCGCGCTCTGCTCGGAGGGACGGGGCCCGGGGCCGCGGCCAGCCGCGAGGGGCTGTGCGGGAGAGGCGCTTCCCGGAGGAGCCGTGGGGGAGCCGGGAGACTCGGGCAGGGGCcgtgggctgggggcagcgggcCGAGGGGCTGCCACTACGGAGTGCGTTTCGGGGGGCCCGCTGGGGTGCACGCAGGGGCCAGGGGCTGCGGCGTGGCTCTGCCGAGGCCAAGGAGGGCGCGCACAGCAGCGCTGCCTCCCGGCCGGCGGCACgcacccccccggggccgggggcgcagGCACGCGGCGGGGGCTCCGGGGGAACCCACCGAGCTGCTCGAGGCGGCGCCCCCGGTGCCGAGcggccgctgccccccccccccccggctcggcggggccgggcgcgctcccggcgcggcggcggggccgggggcgggccgtgccgtcccctcccctcccgaCGCGGGAGCGCGCATCTCGCCGCCCACCCGGCACAAAGTTTCGCGGCCGCAACTCGGCGGCAACAgtgcggggccggcggcggcgcgCGGCCGCGCTGAGTCCCGGCGCCCCGGTGCCCGGCGGGGGCCGGCGGCGAGCGTGCCATGCGGGGCTCCccccccgcggcggcggcggcggcggggcgggagggCGGCGGCGCCCCATGCGGCCGgggcggccgggcggcggctGACACCATGTGCGCCCGGTGCCCGGGGCGAGGAGCGGGGAGCAGCCATGTCCCCCCCCGCCCAGCCGGGGGTGCCGGGCGGGCGCGGCTCTAAGGTGCCCCCGGCGCGGAAGCTGCTCTGCATGTGCAGCCTCTCGCTCTGCCTCACCTACCTGTGCTACAGCCTCATGGGGGGCGCCGGCCCGGCCGCCCTGCGCTCCCCGGCCGCGCTGCCCGGCACGGCGGCCCCCGCGGCCCCGCGCTCCCCGGCCGCGCCGCCCGGCTCGGCGGCCCCGCGCTCCGCCGGCAGCCCTCGGGCCGGCACCggagcccccgccgcccccgccgcctccgccgcccCGACGCGAGCCGCCAACGGCAGCCgggaagcggcggcggcgggcgcctGGCCGCGGACGCCGCTGGCCCCCGGGGAGGCGATCGCGGCGCAGAGCGGAGCCTTCGAGAGGGACCCGCAGGAGTCCAGCACCACGGACGAGGAGCTGAGCCGGGCCGGCAGCCCGGGCAGccgcggcggcagcagcagcaccacgccGGACTACGGCGAGAAGCGGCTGCCGCAAGCCCTCATCATCGGGGTGAAGAAGGGCGGCACACGGGCGCTGCTGGAGGCCATCCGCGCGCACCCCGACGTGCGCGCCGTGGGCACCGAGCCCCACTTCTTCGACAGGAACTACGAGAAGGGGCTCGAGTGGTACAGGtgagggccgggggggggggggaggtccCGGGGCCCCCGAGGGTCCCGGCGGGCGAGGGGCGCGCGGCTGCAGCTCCCTCGGTGCGGGGCCGTGGCCGAGGGGCAGGAGCCGCGGGAGGTGTCGCGGCCCTGCCCGGGGCACAGCGCAGCGCCCGGTGCTGGGCACGTCCCAACGGGTCCGGAGCTGCCgaaaggagcaggagcaggagcgggAGCTGTGCCGGCGGCTGCTGCGGGTGCTGAAGTGGCCGGCGATGCCCGCTCTGGTGCGCGCTGCGTGCTGCACCTCGCAAATGAGATGTACTCTTTATTCAACAAGTTCCACGTCAGAAAGTTGTTTTCCGCTGACAAGGTTTAATTCTATTCCTGGAAAAACCTCTGAATGTTGATAGCGTAACGTTTTTAGGGAATCTTAAAAGTTCTGACTACTAGAAAACCCTGAACTGCAGTAAGGAAGCGTTAATTGCCTTGGCAGGTTTAGCAAATCAATGAATTGTGAGGGCTCGGGGTTTTGTTGCTTGTGTTTTGGTTTCTCTTCCCCcccggcttttttttttctcctttttttttctttttagtcttAAGCTAAAAAGAATGTAGCATGGTAGTGTAGCTTGCGAATTACCGTGGTTCTCCAGTTTATGGTCAGAAGAAACCCATACTAATTTCTTTCCAAGAAGCAGTCTGTGGTTAAGCAGATGAAGTTCTGCATCTTTGCTGCATGTGTGTTCTGAAAATTAAGAAGGAATTATACCAGGGCTGCAAGTTGGTTGCTGCATGGGTTACCTGGATGCTCTTCATTAGTGTACACAGTTTTCATGAGAACTGCATGCAAATCTGAGGAACTCTAGGCAACTTCTTACAGAAATTGTGGAAGCCAAGCCCTCATAATACTTGGTGTAGCATCCACTTGGCTTTGTTCAAATGCTGAGGGATTTTCTTGAGGGACTTCAGTAAAGTGGAGATCAGCACTCTGAAAGTATGTTAGTTTCTGAGAGTGTTTTTAGTATTCTGTACCAACATGGGGAAAGAATAAAAGGTTGACTAacgttattttatttatattaatacaGTAATTTCAGAcgtggtcttttttctttttactgtttgtttttctgcaggaaaGCTTTGCCTTGAAAAATACGTGTAGAAAATTTGCTGGAAGAGGCTAGAGACTTGCATATAGATGGGTTTGGTTTTATTCAAAATCGGTAGAAGAAGATCAAGCACGGAATATGGCAAGCAGCtgctttttcatctttaaaatcaTGCTACAAGAAAAGGGCTAGAGTGTGGGTGCAACTCCTCTCCTGGAGTATACGGTGCACACGTTTTCGCTTACAGAAAGCATTGAAATTTTTCATCTCTGCAGTAGCTCTATGGTCTGCTTAGCTGATTTCCAGCGCTAGTGATGTGCTGCTCTGGTAGAGAGGTGTGAGATGAAAAGAGTGGGTAAGAGCTGGTTTGTGAGCTTCCTCGGCAGGGCTGGAGGATGGATTCTCTGGTCAGGGGATAAATAAATGACTTGGCTGCTTTAATTGTCACCGTGGCCCTGAGCATTTGCCCTGATTATTTAACCCGATCCCACCTTCACAGACagcattgttttccattctccttGTAAAAGTTTTTCAGCCTTGCTGGAACAAGGTAGCAGGTTACGGTGTCACCGGCCCTCAGGAGCCACAGGCTGCCTTCCCCTTGTGCTGTGCTGGTGGGTTGTGTtgtggcagatcaggaggctgcCCTGCTCCGTGCTGTACAGAGCTGCAgagcatggggggggggggatcacCACCCACATTCGCAGGAATTTCTTCCTGACCCTCTCTGATATTAACTGGGTGCACTAAGAAGGCTGACTGCTTGCAGCTGTGTACCAGGTAGAGTAACTAGAGACTTTTCCTTTCAATGGAAAtgcctattattttttttttaaaaagacagctATTGAAGTGTTTATACCAGCATCTCCTTACAGTGACTTTTATCAATTGTTTACATTTCACATATAACACTTCCTTTCCTGAACTATAAGCTGTTAGTTTTTAATACGGTTgagtttcatttttcatgtgtAATGAAATAAGGAAATACCCGTCTCAGTGTTCCTTGCTTTCTCATTCACTTCTGAGAATGGCTTTGGGTAGTCCAGCAGGGTTGGGAAGAGAGGCTTATCATTTAGTCCAACCGCTGTTAATACAGCTAAGGGCTGGTCTTGCAGCAACTTCCTCACCTTAGTTTTTCCATGTGTGAAATGGAGATGGTACCTAAAGGCTACCAGTTCTGTTGTGTGTGTCCAACGCATTTGGCTTTTTCTGCCTTGAGGTTAGTCAACCGTAAGCACTGTGTCCAGGATCTGTCTCGGGACAGTGTTCAGAGGCTGAAGTTAGTGCAAAATGCAGCTTTCTGCATGTTGGGTGGTGCGGTGTTGGGAAGCCTGTTGCACCAGCTCTCTGCAGTCTGTTCTGTTTTCCTGGTAACCTTTAGGAAAAGCTGTGCTGTTTGTCATTGCTTTAACTCTGCAGTCAAAGTTTATGTAGAAATTACAGAACCGAAGTCTTCCTACACATCTACTGTTGCAAACTGAGTTCAAGGCTTGTTTCGGTTGTTTTGTGCTATGCTGCCAGCATTGTTTGTGTGACTCCAATTTGTGACTCTGTACATCTTAATGTTTGTCTGAAGCACGAGCTCAGTGACTGAACTTTCTTTAAGCTGCACCTAATACCTGATGTGCATTAACTTTTGTTGATAACTtcctaattgtttttttttcttaatgtagaTTTTAATTTGACTACTATTAAATTAACTTGACTGCTATTAAAGGTAGAAGGGTAGGTGGAAGTGACTATTAACCATTTCTTCTGTTAACAGTGTGGCATTACTTATATCTGGTGTATGTATTCCTTGCATATCTTCAGTTCTCTTTCAGGTCTGGGACCCTGGTAGCTGGCAGTAAGGACCACCTTGGGCAATGGAGGCTGACAGTGTCCTTATGACACACCACAAGTCTGTCCCACCGTGGACATGTCAGGTTCTGGCAAGTTTATCTGCCTTTCCTTGGGGAGTCACTGGTGACTACCACACTGTCCTTCCTTCTAAAGCACAGGATGTGCCGTTGTTCCCTGTCAAACTGCAGTTGGTTTTAGTGCCTGAGTGTCTGTGTGCCCCCAGCACGCCCAGGGCTGTGCCCGCTGCCCCTTCAGCCCAGGCACCGGGTGAGCCCCTGGTGCTTGCGTGGGTGATGCACTCCCCAGCGTGATGTTCC includes these proteins:
- the HS3ST4 gene encoding heparan sulfate glucosamine 3-O-sulfotransferase 4, with the translated sequence MSPPAQPGVPGGRGSKVPPARKLLCMCSLSLCLTYLCYSLMGGAGPAALRSPAALPGTAAPAAPRSPAAPPGSAAPRSAGSPRAGTGAPAAPAASAAPTRAANGSREAAAAGAWPRTPLAPGEAIAAQSGAFERDPQESSTTDEELSRAGSPGSRGGSSSTTPDYGEKRLPQALIIGVKKGGTRALLEAIRAHPDVRAVGTEPHFFDRNYEKGLEWYRNVMPKTLDGQITMEKTPSYFVTNEAPRRIHSMAKDTKLIVVVRNPVTRAISDYTQTLSKKPEIPTFEVLAFKNRTLGLIDASWSAIRIGIYALHLENWLQYFPLSQILFVSGERLITDPAGEMAKVQDFLGLKRIVTEKHFYFNKTKGFPCLKKPEDSSAPRCLGKSKGRTHPKIDPDVIHRLRKFYKPFNVMFYQMTGQDFKWEQEESDK